The Solanum lycopersicum chromosome 9, SLM_r2.1 genome window below encodes:
- the LOC101245491 gene encoding nuclear transport factor 2 has translation MAAAQPPVSAQVVGNAFVQQYYHILHHSPGLVFRFYQDISKLGRPEDDGSMSITSTMQAINDKILSLNYADFRAEIKSVDSQESFNGGVHVLVTGYLTGKDNLIRNFSQTFFLAPQDRGYFVLNDMFRYVEIANQQDAVQVPETDVLAPVTPEQIVVDPSPAQENHISDQSTPSAEEANGGEVYNPPQNDNVPDMVEEVPVAEVVDEVQGDSTMVAETNIIIEEVPKKSYASIVMHLKESAATFSPPPAPAPRKIVPKNVEHVRQLLAPAPADSPALSSDFVDNVNNQEGEADGHSIYIKGLPMSATTAMLEDEFKKFGPIKNGGIQVRSNRQQGFCFGFVEFEVETAVQKAIEASPILIGGRQAAVEEKKSTSSRGNTRGRYPSGRGNGVRNDGVRGRGNYGGSGRGYNRGDFNGRSEFNNRGGNRGGSSNRGGGDGFQRSDNMGGNNWRMNRGGGMANGTAKNMTPRISATA, from the exons ATGGCGGCGGCTCAACCACCTGTGTCTGCTCAAGTT GTGGGAAATGCATTTGTGCAGCAGTATTATCATATACTTCACCATTCACCAGGGCTGGTATTTAGGTTTTATCAGGATATTAGCAAGCTTGGTCGCCCTGAAGATGATGGCTCCATGAGCATTACGTCCACAATGCAA GCTATCAATGATAAGATACTGTCACTTAACTATGCGGACTTCAGAGCAGAGATTAAGTCTGTGGATTCCCAAGAGTCCTTCAATGGGGGAGTGCATGTCCTTGTTACTGGATATTTGACTGGGAAAGACAACTTGATCCGAAATTTCTCTCAAACTTTCTTCCTGGCTCCGCAAGACCGAGGGTACTTTGTTTTGAATGATATGTTTCGATATGTGGAGATTGCCAATCAACAAGATGCTGTACAAGTTCCAGAAACTGATGTGTTGGCTCCTGTTACTCCAGAGCAAA TTGTTGTAGATCCCTCTCCAGCTCAGGAGAATCACATTTCTGATCAGAGCACACCATCTGCTGAGGAAGCTAATGGGGGAGAAGTTTACAATCCTCCCCAGAATGATAATGTGCCTGATATGGTAGAGGAAGTGCCAGTGGCTGAGGTTGTTGATGAAGTGCAAGGTGACTCGACAATGGTAgctgaaactaacatcataatTGAAGAAGTTCCAAAGAAGTCTTATGCTTCAATT GTCATGCATCTAAAGGAAAGTGCTGCAACTTTCTCCCCTCCTCCAGCGCCTGCTCCTAGGAAGATCGTACCTAAGAATGTTGAGCATGTTAGACAACTTCTTGCACCAGCACCAGCTGATAGCCCTGCTTTAAGCTCTGACTTTGTTGATAATGTGAACAACCAAGAGGGAGAAG CTGATGGTCACTCCATCTACATCAAAGGTCTACCTATGAGTGCCACCACCGCCATGCTAGAAGACGAGTTCAAGAAGTTTGGACCTATAAAGAATGGAGGCATTCAAGTCCGAAGTAACAGA CAACAGGGATTTTGTTTTGGCTTTGTGGAATTTGAGGTGGAAACTGCTGTGCAAAAAGCAATTGAG GCTTCTCCAATTTTAATTGGTGGACGCCAAGCTGCCGTTGAAGAGAAGAAGTCCACCAGTTCTCGAG GTAACACTAGGGGTAGATATCCATCTGGAAGGGGTAATGGAGTCAGAAATGATGGAGTACGTGGGCGAGGTAACTATGGAGGCAGTGGGAGGGGCTATAATCGTGGTGATTTCAATGGAAGAAGCGAGTTCAACAACAGAGGTGGCAATCGCGGAGGGTCATCCAATCGTGGAGGTGGTGATGGCTTTCAGCGAAGTGACAACATGGGAGGCAACAACTGGCGAATGAATCGTGGTGGTGGTATGGCAAATGGAACTGCCAAGAATATGACACCACGGATTTCTGCTACAGCTTGA